One stretch of Numenius arquata chromosome 8, bNumArq3.hap1.1, whole genome shotgun sequence DNA includes these proteins:
- the CCDC18 gene encoding coiled-coil domain-containing protein 18 has product MEYGMWTCAKSAADEDLLVNWQSLRNQLRRTEKYLQTVEEELSTTSTSERYGQCFDEGVDFTLEDLVQPNCNHQGFFNHKKNAGKTSCQDFQRKPESYSVSTTSDKTVEEIECLKEKLDALHEQNASLVSQNHCLKNRVETMNFELLQSKARISYLESTLCTHLVSIPKLKEQIVNLEAEVSAQDKILRDAEDKLDQSQKTGIERENMLQRYKKDYKNLKMELIERSKRGKRAEQQRNEALLNAEELTRALKRCKQKMTEKLEKVRAEEVVLGKRLINCEKEKEKLNEKCVSYRKDLDILEEQFRQLKEENRSSKEEIKTLEAKNAEMVSMLTRSDQKIIELENELSEKEIVLKEKNALISENAELRALTAQQQSRLKLCHQEIENSREELNILETIISQLSLSSSEEFKWHHLKHHLSSSSTKEALSESCESNKPLIADLSIELAMKEAEIQKPCANLTVRSGAERLSNDNEGQENSRLCGLEMEPVKLITSQGERRKHQQLALISKQFEKERQRFRKEIEVLRAKLTKADDENSSLKTSMAQRASQFQVIQEDLLKKASKTSSLEREVTKKSSQLSALEKQLEEKTIAYSSAAARNTKLEQELMGKNRRIHELETTISEEHEQITSAFEKAKLVHLEQHKEMEKQIELLQTQLEKKHQQFTEQEKIISILQQDVIHKQHRIESLDGMLMESREEMENQNVKKDQGLKVLKSQLTEETIKVRQLESALDVCKEEVALYLSQSQENKEVFENQLKKKSEEVHYLQKEIKLKNRNIQDTSEQNILLQQTLHHQQQMLQQETIRNGELEDNQIKLEKQVSHLEQELHKQKTYAEDELRKAEEKLRLAIQEADLNRQKVDELNSTVRQIKLEMDQCKNELTGMEKEVVQLKRDCEDKAMQINQLDITLEEARSELNEKACEVNNLEDKLLRSETCHREALQKIVKLESALENAHGELKITSAQLHELQDALQKAQSSLEEKHVAIVDLTTEVRYCKGEIEDKKQELLDMDCALKERNWELKQRAAQITQLDMAVREHKGEMEQQIIQLECNLEKSELEIKECNKQIENLEKKLQCSKDELREKEFELLQRDQEINQLKKKIERKQQSLEAL; this is encoded by the exons ATGGAATATGGTATGTGGACTTGTGCTAAAAGCGCAGCTGATGAAGACCTGCTTGTAAATTGGCAGTCATTACGGAATCAGCTGAggagaactgaaaaatatctACAAACTGTAGAAGAAGAGCTTTCCAC cactaGTACGAGTGAACGTTATGGCCAATGCTTTGATGAAGGGGTCGACTTCACTCTGGAGGACCTTGTTCAGCCTAATTGCAACCACCAAGGCTTTTTCAACCATAAGAAGAATGCTGGTAAAACATCTTGCcaggattttcaaagaaaacctgAA tcTTACTCAGTATCTACAACTTCTGATAAAACCGTGGAAGAAATTGAATGTCTTAAGGAGAAGCTGGATGCCCTTCATGAGCAAAATGCATCTTTGGTTTCTCAGAACCACTGCCTAAAGAACAGAGTGGAAACAATGAATTTTGAATTGCTGCAGTCAAAAGCAAGA ATTTCTTATCTTGAATCAACTTTATGTACACATTTAGTCAGCATTCCGAAGTTGAAAGAACAGATTGTAAACTTGGAAGCAGAAGTTTCAGCTCAAGATAAAATTCTCAG AGATGCAGAAGATAAACTGGATCAAAGCCAGAAAACAGgaatagaaagagaaaacatgttGCAAAGATATAAAAAAGACtacaaaaatctgaaaatggaGTTAATTGAACGAAGCAAACGAGGAAAGAG AGCAGAACAGCAAAGAAACGAAGCTTTGTTGAATGCAGAGGAGCTGACAAGAGCTTTAAAAAGGTGTAAacagaaaatgactgaaaaactAGAAAAG gTTAGAGCTGAAGAAGTAGTCTTGGGAAAACGTTTAATtaattgtgaaaaagaaaaagagaagttgaaTGAAAAGTGTGTCAGCTACAGAAAGGATCTAGACATCCTAGAAGAGCAATTCAG GCAATTAAAGGAAGAGAATCGTAgttcaaaagaagaaattaagactCTAGAGGCAAAGAACGCTGAAATGGTATCAATGCTGACTCGATCTGATCAGAAGATCATTGAGCTTGAGAATGAACTTAGTGAAAAAGAAATAGTACTTAAAGAGAAGAATGCTCTAATAAGTGAAAACGCAGAGCTGAGAGCACTTACTGCACAGCAACAGAGCCGCTTGAAATTATGCCATCAAGAAATTGAGAATTCAAGGGAAGAGCTCAACATACTAGAAACCATTATTTCCCAGTTGTCTCTAAGCTCATCTGAAGAG TTTAAATGGCACCACTTGAAACATCATCTCTCCAGTTCCTCAACAAAGGAAGCTCTCTCTGAATCTTGTGAATCAAATAAACCTTTGATTGCAGACCTAAG CATTGAACTAGCaatgaaagaagcagaaattcAAAAGCCTTGTGCAAACTTAACTGTCCGTAGTGGAGCTGAGCGTCTTTCTAACGATAATGAGGGACAAGAAAATAGCAGGTTATGTGGCCTGGAAATGGAGCCTGTCAAATTGATCACAAGTCAAGGAG agaggagaaaacatCAACAGTTGGCACTTATCAGCAAACAATTTGAAAAGGAGAGGCAAAGATTCCGGAAAGAGATAGAAGTATTACGTGCTAAACTGACAAAAGCAGATGATGAGAATTCTTCTTTGAAGACTAGCATGGCTCAGAGAGCCAGTCAGTTTCAAGTCATACAGGAAGATCTGTTGAAGAAGGCTTCAAAAACTAGTAGCTTAGAGAGAGAA GTAACAAAGAAATCTTCTCAACTTTCTGCACTTGAGAAACAGTTGGAAGAAAAGACTATTGCTTATTCATCTGCTGCAGCAAGAAATACAAAGTTGGAACAGGAACTCATG GGGAAGAACAGACGCATTCATGAGTTGGAAACAACTATCAGTGAAGAACACGAGCAAAtaacttctgcttttgaaaaagcaaaattggTTCACCTTGAGCAGCACAAAGAGATGGAGAAACAGATTGAACTA CTTCAGACACAGCTGGAGAAGAAACATCAACAATTCACTGAACAAgagaaaataatatctattttgCAACAAGATGTTATACATAAACAGCATCGCATTGAGTCATTGGATGGGATGCTGATGGAAAGCAGAGAG GAAATGGAAAATCAAAATGTCAAGAAAGATCAAGGACTGAAGGTGCTGAAAAGTCAGTTAACAGAAGAAACAATCAAA GTGAGACAACTTGAGTCAGCACTAGACGTATGTAAGGAAGAAGTTGCACTGTACTTGAGTCAGTCACAAGAAAATAAGGAGGTATTTGAAAATCAACTCAAAAAGAAGTCTGAAGAG GTTCattatttacagaaagaaataaaactaaaaaatcgGAATATTCAGGACACAAGTGAACAAAATATTCTCCTACAACAAACTTTGCATCATCAGCAGCAAATGTTACAGCAAGAAACTATTAGAAATGGGGAGCTGGAAGATAATCAAATTAAACTTGAAAAACAG GTATCCCATTTGGAACAAGAGCTTCATAAGCAGAAAACATATGCAGAAGATGAGTtgagaaaggcagaggagaaactTCGCCTAGCTATTCAGGAAGCAGATTTAAACAGACAGAAGGTGGATGAACTTAATAGTACAGTCAG ACAAATTAAATTGGAGATGGATCAGTGCAAGAATGAACTTACTGGTATGGAAAAAGAAGTAGTGCAATTAAAACGAGACTGTGAAGATAAAGCAATGCAGATAAATCAGTTGGATATTACCTTGGAAGAAGCACGATCGGAGCTCAATGAAAAGGCCTGTGAGG TGAATAATTTAGAAGATAAGCTGCTTCGAAGTGAGACTTGCCACAGGGAAGCCTTACAGAAAATAGTTAAACTAGAATCTGCGTTAGAGAATGCCCATGGAGAATTGAAAATCACTTCTGCGCAGCTTCATGAATTGCAAGATGCATTACAGAAAGCACAGTCTTCTCTGGAGGAGAAGCATGTTGCTATCGTGGATCTAACAACTGAGGTCAG GTATTGCAAGGGGGAAATTGAAGACAAAAAACAAGAACTCCTTGACATGGACTGCGCGTTGAAAGAAAGGAATTGGGAATTGAAACAAAGAGCAGCTCAG ATTACGCAGTTGGATATGGCAGTTCGTGAACATAAGGGAGAAATGGAACAACAAATAATTCAATTAGAGTGCAATTTAGAGAAGTCAGAGTTAGAAATTAAGGAATGCAATAAACAG ATTGAGAACTTGGAGAAGAAACTGCAGTGTTCTAAAGATGAACTTCGTGAAAAAGAGTTTGAATTGCTCCAGAGAGATCAAGAAATaaatcagctgaagaaaaaaattgaaagaaaacaacagagcCTAGAAGCTCTTTGA
- the TMED5 gene encoding transmembrane emp24 domain-containing protein 5: protein MVPVPWPRLLLGYLGLFLSPRAAAEFTPSLDSDFTFTLPAGRRECFYQPMRKEASLELEYQVLDGAGLDVDFHLLSPKGETLVFDERKSDGVHTVETEDGDYMFCFDNTFSTISEKVIFFELILDNMGEDGQDQEDWKKYVTGTDLLDMKLEDILESINSVKARLSKSVQIQTLLRAFEARDRNIQESNFDRVNFWSMVNLGVMVVVSAVQVYMLKSLFEDKRKSRT from the exons ATGGTGCCGGTACCGTGGCCCCGGTTGCTCCTGGGGTATTTGGGGCTGTTCCTGTCGCCGCGGGCCGCCGCCGAGTTCACCCCTTCCCTGGACAGCGACTTCACCTTCACGCTTCCCGCCGGCCGCAGGGAGTGCTTCTACCAGCCCATGCGCAAGGAGGCCTCGCTGGAGCTGGAGTACCAG gTTCTAGATGGAGCAGGATTAGATGTTGATTTTCATCTGCTGTCTCCAAAGGGTGAAACTCTCGTTTTTGATGAAAGAAAATCAGATGGAGTTCATAC GGTGGAAACCGAAGATGGGGATTACATGTTCTGTTTTGACAACACATTCAGTACCATTTCTGAAAAGGTGATTTTCTTTGAACTGATCTTGGACAACATGGGAGAAGACGGACAAGATCAGGAAGACTGGAAGAAGTACGTTACAGGCACAGATCTCCTAGATATGAAATTGGAAGACATTCTG GAATCGATCAACAGTGTCAAAGCCAGATTAAGCAAGAGTGTCCAGATTCAGACCCTGCTCAGAGCATTTGAGGCTCGTGACCGAAACATACAAGAAAGCAACTTTGACAGAGTGAATTTCTGGTCCATGGTCAACTTGGGAGTAATGGTGGTGGTATCAGCTGTTCAGGTTTACATGTTAAAAAGCCTCTTTGAAGATAAGAGGAAAAGTAGAACTTAA